GAAAAATTTTAACGGGTGGGAAAACTCCTGAGCACCTTCCAGAAAAATTTAAATCCGGAAATTGGCTTGAGCCAACTGTGATAGTTGGATTAAATGATAACTGCAGAGTCATCAAGGAGGAAATTTTTGGTCCTGTTGTAACTGTTTCTCCCTTTGACACTGAGGAAGAGGTTATTGAAAGGGCAAATAATACGCATTATGGTTTAAGTGCGACGATTTGGACGAATGATTTGTCAAGGGCGCACCGGGTTGCTTCTCAGATTGAGGCGGGGGTTATATGGATTAACACTTGGTTTTTACGCGACTTGAGGACACCGTTTGGCGGGATGAAGATGAGCGGACTTGGGAGAGAGGGTGGAATTTACAGTTTTGAGTTTTACACAGAGTTGAAAAACGTTTGCATCAAATTGCAATAAAAATTGCTTTTCTATATGGCGGATTACATTGAAAGGTTTGCTGAGGAACTTTTCCTCGCAGAAGAAAATCTTAAACCGATTGAACCATTGACATCAAGAGATGGAAGTTTAACGATTGAAGATGCTTATAAGATTCAGCTGAAAAATGTTGAAAGGAAAATAAAGAAAGGATGGAGGATAAAGGGGAAGAAGATTGGAATCACGAGTTTAGCTGTTCAGAGGATGTTAAATGTAAATCAGCCGGATTTTGGCTATTTGTTTGACACTATGTATGTTGAGGATGGTGGGGTTATTAAACTTGACACTTTAATTCAGCCGAGGGTTGAGGGTGAGATTGCTTTTGTGATGGAGAAGGATTTAAAGGGTCCTGGTGTTACTGAAGCGGATGTTTTAAGAGCGACGGCTTTTGTTGTTCCTTCAATTGAGATAGTTGACAGCAGAATAAAGGACTGGAAGATAAAGATTCAGGATACGATAGCTGACAATGCTTCGTCTGGTTTATTTTTGCTTGGGGGAAAGAAAACGCTTGTTGATAACCTTGATTTCAGATGTTTGGGGATGATACTTGAGCGAAATGGAGATGTCGTTGTATCTGGGGCTGGAGCAGCTTCACTTGGAAATCCAGTTAAAGCGGTTGCTTGGCTTGCGAATAAACTTTCTGAGTTTGGTGAGTATTTAAGAGCTGGTGAGATAGTTCTCTCTGGGGCGCTTGCTCAACTTGTCGTCCCAAAAAAAGGTGATTTTTTCAGAGTGACGATTCAAAAACTTGGAAGTGTAAGTGTAAGGTTTGAGTAAAAAAATTTGGAGTTCCAAAGATGTATCAAAACATGTATGTTCGCTTCACCAGGTTTTTGGATAACTTTGTTGAGTTTAGATTGTCTTTTTATCCTGATTGGCTTGAATCAGGGGAGCTTGTGATGCCATATCATATCTTTGAGGACTTTAGGGCAAAGAATAAAATTGAACTTGTCGCTGATACAGATGAGGACAGAAAGAAGATAGATGAGTATCTAAAGCATCTAGTTCGGCTTAAGATAAAAAATCCTAATGAGATCGATCTTGACGAATATTTCCCAACAAAATTTTGAGGTTTTTAAAAATGTCAGCTGAGAGAAATGGCAAAGTTAAATGTGTGATAGTTGGCAGTGGGAACATTGGGACTGATTTGATGATAAAAATTTTGAGGTATTCAAAGAATCTTGAGCTTGTGATGATGGTTGGAATAGATCCGAATTCTGACGGACTTGCGAGGGCAAAGCGTTTGGGGGTAGAGACAACTTATGAGGGGATAAATGGTTTTTTAAAACGGAAGGATTTAGTTGACCAGGTTGATATAATTTTTGAGGCAACGAGCGCTAAGGCACATCTTCAGAATGCGCCGATTTATCGTGAGCTTGGGAAAATTGCGATTGATTTGACCCCAGCTGCGATCGGTCCTTATGTTGTCCCACCGGTGAATCTTGGTGCACATCTTGATAAGTTAAATGTCAATTTGATAACCTGCGGCGGTCAGGCGACAATCCCAATGGTTTATGCTGTGTCAAGGGTAGTTCCGGTTCATTATGCCGAGATCGTCTCTTCGGTTGCAAGTAAGAGTGCCGGACCTGGGACGAGGCAAAACATAGATGAATTCACGCAGACAACAGCTAAAGGACTTGTTGCGATAGGTGGAGCAAGAAGAGGGAAGGCGATAATAATTTTAAACCCAGCTGAACCGCCTATAATAATGAGAAACACTGTTTATACGATAGCAGATGAATGTGACCCTGATGAAGTAACAGAGTCAATCTATTCAATGGTCAATGAAGTTAAAAAATATGTCCCGGGGTATAATTTGAAGTCGGAGCCGATTTTTGATCCGCTTGATAAGTATCCGATAAGGATTCCTGGGTATGGTGAGTTCAATAAGGGTTATAAGGTGACGATTTTGCTTGAGATAGAGGGGGCGGGGCATTATTTGCCAAAGTATGCGGGAAATCTTGATATAATGACATCTGCTGCTTTAAGAGTTGGGGAACTTTTCGCAGAGAAAATTTTAAGTGAAAAAACATTGGCAAAATAAAGGATGGAGATAAAAATGTCAGATAAAAAAGTCATCATAAACGATGTGACTTTGAGGGATGGCATGCACGCACTTTCGCATCAGTATGAGTTGGAGGATATGGTTCAAATAGCAAAGGCGCTTGATGAAGCCGGGGTTGATATAATTGAGGTCACACATGGAGATGGGCTTGCTGGGAATGCTATAAATTACGGTTTCTCAAAATACGAGGAGGAAAAATATATCTCAGCTGTTGCTGATGTTTTGAAAAGGGCAAAACTTGATGTCCTTTTGCTTCCTGGGATTGGAACGATTGAAGACCTTGAGAGGGTAATTGATCTTGGTGTGAAAGTTGTAAGGGTTGCGACGCATTGCACAGAGGCGGACATTTCAATTCAGCATATTGAATATTCAAAGAATAGAGGGATGGATGTCGTTGGTTTCTTGATGATGGCTCATATGATACCGCCAGCTGAACTTGTAAAGCAAGCAAAGATAATGGAAGGGGCTGGGGCAGATTGTGTTTATGTTGTTGATTCAGCAGGGGCGATGTTGCCTCAAGATGTTGCAGATAGGGTTAAGGCGTTGAAGGATAATTTAAGTTGCCAAGTTGGTTTTCACGCTCATCATAATCTTTCGCTCGGGGTTGCGAATTCACTTTCAGCTGTTCAAAGTGGAGCTGATAGGATTGACGCCTCGCTTTGTGGATTAGGGGCTGGAGCTGGAAATGCACCACTTGAGGTTTTAATAGCTGTTTTTGATAGAGTTGGGATCAGGACTAATTGCGACCTTTACAAGCTTATGGACGCAGCTGAGGAACTCGTGAGACCGATGATGAAAAGAAAAGGCGTTGAAGTTGTGATTGATAGAGATGCTTTATCGCTTGGGTATGCCGGGGTTTATTCTTCTTTCTTGTTGCACGCTAAAAGGGCAAGTAAAAGATTTGGGGTTGATACAAGGGATATTTTGCTTGAACTTGGAAGAAGAAAGATGGTTGGAGGACAGGAGGATATGATAGTTGATGTGGCAGTTGAGCTTGCAAAGAAGAGAGGGAAAGAGGTTGAAGTTGAATAAAAAATAAAAACTTCAGAAATGTGCCAGCAAAGGTTAGAAATAATCCTTTTGTGAAATTAAAGCGAATTGCTCAGTATCTTAATGAATGTGAATTTGAAAGAAAGGAAGCGGAGCAAATTGTTAAATCTTATCCGGAGATTACAATTGAAGATGCCTATCTGATTCAGAGAGAACTTGTAAAGTTAAAAGTTTCAAGAGGGAGTAAAATCATAGGTTATAAACTTGCTTTCACGACCCGCACCAAGCAAAGGTCAATGGGGATTTCAACTGTTGGCTTTGGATATCTGTTTGATTATATGAGGATAGATGATGGAGGGGAGTTAAATTTAAATGAGGTTATTCATCCGAAGGCGGAAGCTGAGATTGCTTTTGTAATTGGTGATGACCTTGAAGGGAATGTTTCTCCTTATGAGGTGATTGAAGCAACTAAATATGTTGCACCTGCAATTGAATTTGTTGATTCAAGGTATAAGGATTTTAAATTTGAATTAATAGATGTGATCGCTGATAATTTTTCTGCTTCAAGGTTTGCAATCGGGGCGGATATAAAAAGACCGAATGAGGTTGATTTGCGATTGTCGGGTGTGATTTTTGAAAAGAACGGTTTGCCGGAGAAGACAGGTGCCTTGGGAGCTGTGCTTGGAAACCCGGCGATAGCAGTATCGCAACTTGTTAAGTTTTTGTCTATGAAAGGAGAAAAAGTTAAAGCGGGAAGTATAATTCTAACCGGAAGCATAACCGAGGCGATTGATGTCAGTGAGGGTGACTTTATAAGGGTTTCAATATGCGGAGTTGGCGAGGTTTCAACATTTGTGGTGAGAAAATAAAACGGAAGGAGTATGCCAATAATAATAATCAACATGCTTGAGGGAAGAAGTTCAGAGAGGAAAAGGAAGTTGCTGGAGAAGATAACCGAAGCGGTAGTTGAGTCCCTTGATGTTGAGCCAGAAAGCGTCCGTGTGATTATAAATGAGATACCAAAGGAAAACTTTTCGGTTGCTGGTTTGCCGATTGAAGAGTTCAGAGAATTGAAGCGGGGCAATTCAGCCGAGGTTAAAAAATAAAACAAAAAACGGAGGTGCTACAATGTCAACACAATATGAGATAAGACAGAAGGTGATTGAGCCGAAAAGGCAAGCATTTGATTATTTGATTAAAAGATATGGGAATCAGCCAGCGTCAAGGTATATTGAGGGAACTGTTGATATCCAGCAGAGGGAAAATTTTCATTACAGACCAACTTGGAGACAAGGAGTTGAAATTTTTGACAAGAATTATTCTGAATTGAAACTGACTGATTATTATGCTTTCTTGGATCCGAGGCAATATTATTATTACACTTACAACGCAACCAGGGCGAAGAATTATGAAGCGGTTGAAAAGTATTTTGAATTTTGTGGGGAGAGAGGGCTTCTTGAAAATGTTGATGAGAGTTGGTTGAAGGTGTTTAATAGGTATTTCGTTCCATTCAGGCATCCTGAATATGCGGGATGGATTTTGCTCGTTGGAGTTGCCAGATTTGGTTATGGGACATCTTTGACTCAATGTGCTGAATTTAATGCCTGTGATAAGTATGGAAACGCACAGTTGATAACAAGAATTGCCTTTGAGCTTCCAGAACCAGATGGGGATATTTTTGAGAACGCAAAAAAGACTTGGCTTGAGGATGAGATTTGGCAACCGTTGCGTGAGTATATTGAGAAATTGCTCACTGTTCAAGATTGGGGGGAAGTTTTGATAGGGCAAAATCTTGCGCTTGATGTTTTCGTTCAGCCATTGATACATATTGAACTTGACAAGCTTGCAAATGAAAATGGTGTGAGCGTCTTTTCTTTCTTCAGCAAGTATTTGTATGACATTTACAAGGACAATATGAAATGGACAGAGGAGTTTTTCAAGGTGGCGTTGAATGACCCGAATTATGGAGAGCCAAACAGGAAGTTTATTGAATCAAAATTAAACCAGTATGCGAGTGCTGTTTCAAAAGCGGTTGATGCCTTTGTTGATGTTTTCAAGATGCCGAAAAAGAAGGGTGATTTTAAGGGAGCAAAGGAAAGAATTTTGAATGGGGCGAATGAAATTTACGCTCGGCTTGGGTTAAATGTAAAAATCAAAAATTAAAAAGGAGGGGAAAATGACTGCGGTAGAAACAAAAAGAGAGAGGTTTGTAGCTGTTGACATTCAAAAGAGTGAAGATGGTTGGAATGTCTTGCAGGCGATTTTAAAGGATAATCCGGGGGCAAAGATTGATGATTTCCCGGGGTATTACAAGATTAAACATCCGGAGAAACTTCTCATAAGGCGAGAGACGGTTGAAAACATGATGGGAAGACCTTGGGACACGCAGGAGTTCAATCTCGTGATAATCTCTTACGCTGGAAATTTCGCTGAGTGGGATGATGAGAAAATTCTCATCCAATGGGATACACATATGTAAAAATTAAAAACAAAGGAGGTGCAACTGTTATGGCAAAAAAGAAATTAACATTGGCTCAAAAGTATCATATCTACACAAGGGGGCTTGATTGGGAACCAACTTATGTGAACAAGAAGGATATCTATCCTTACGCTGAGTATGAAGGGATAAAGATCAAGGACTGGAACAAGTGGGAGGACCCGTTCAGGATGACGGTTGATGCTTATTGGAAGTATCAAGCTGAGAAGGATAGGCGTTTTTACGCAATACTTGATGGTTTCATTCAGAATCAGGGTCATTTGACGCTTTCTGATGCGAGGTATTTGAATTCAATTAAGTTATTTATTCAGGGTGTCACACCGCTTGAGTATATGGCGCATCGTGGTTTTGCATTTGTTGCAAGACACCTTCCGGGGGCAGGACCAAGAACGGCTGGCTTTTTCCAATCAATGGATGAATTGAGGCACACGCAAATTGAAGTTCACGCGGGGAGCAACTTCAACAGATATTATGATGGTTTTCATTCAATGACGCATATGCACGATAGGGTTTGGTATTTGAGCGTTCCGAAGTCATATTTTGATGATGCTGTAACGGCCGGACCGTTTGAGTATATAACTGCGATTTCGTTTTCTTTTGAATATGCATTGACGAATCTTCTCTTCGTCCCATTTATGTCTGGGGCTGCTTATAATGGTGATACTCCGACGATGACATTCGGCTTTAGCGCTCAATCTGATGAATCAAGGCATATGACACTTGGTTTGCAGGTTGTTAAGTTCTTGCTTGAACAGCACGAGGATAATGTTCCGATAATTCAAGCTTGGATTGATAAGTGGTGGTGGCGTGGATATAGATTGACATCTCTTGTTGCAGCGATGATGGATTATATGTTGCCAAAAAGAGTTATGTCGTGGAAGGAATCATTTGAACTTTACATTGAGGATCAAATTCTTGAAGGGCTGTTCCGCGACCTTGAGAAGTATGGGATAAGACCACCTCTACATATGGAGCATTCAATTAAGGAAAAAGAGTTCCTTTCACACGATGTTTATTGGATATTGTTCAGTTTTACATATGCAGCTGCTTTCCACACTTGGATACCAAATGAAGCTGAGATGGAGTGGCTTTCGGAGAAATATCCGAGGACTTTTAATCAGTATTATCGTCCGCTTTATGAAAAGGCGAGGGAAGTTAAGACACCTCTTCCTGGTGACAGGTTTTATTATCTTAGTTTACCACAACTTTGCCAAGTTTGTCAGATACCGATGGGCTTTTCAGACCCTGATGACCCGAGGAATGTTGTTCAAAGGCATGTTGAATATAAAGGTGAGGTTTATCATTTCTGTTCCGATGGTTGTAAATGGATATTTGAGCGCGAGCCAGAGAAATATATACAGTCTTGGTTGCCTGTTCACGAGATTTATAAGGGCAATTGTTTTGCAGAGCCACCAAAAGGACCAGATGATGTTGTCCCGCAGGTTCTCAGATGGTATAACATTCAGACGGATAACTTTGATTACTTCGTGAGCGAGGATTATAAGAACTGGAAGGAATGGCACAAGGATATGGCAACCGTTGTAGTGTAAAGATTCAGACCGCGCCTGTTTTTGGCGCGGGTTTTTGAAAATTTTAAAAATTTAATTAAGGAGGTCAAAAATGGCATTTGGAGAAGTGAAGGCACTTTATAAATATGAATTTGAACCAAGAGATAAAGCAGAGGTTTTCGGTGATGACATAATCGTTTACGCTTATTGGATTGATAACAGATTTTTCTGTGCTGCTTCTGCGTGGCGTGTTCCAAAAAATATGAAATGGAAGGATTTTGTAAATCAAATCTCGTCTCTTTACGGGCTTGACCCTGAGTATAAAAATGTCAAGAAGTGGGAATGGTTTCATTTTGATGAGAGCTTCAAACCAGAGGATGAGAAGACGCTCATTGAGCTCGGTTTAAGGCACAAGTCAATTGTTAAGTTTAAGCCAGCGTAAAATGAAATTTTAATTTAGCCATGAAATACAAAGTCAAAATAGAACCACTTGGGGTTGAACTTAACATTGATGGATCGCAGACAATTCTTGATGCTTGTTTGAGAAATGGTGTTTGGGTTCCGCATGCCTGCACTCACGGCACATGTGCAACTTGTAAGTCAAAATTGATAGAAGGTGAAGTTGATTATGGGCTTGCTTCAA
This genomic interval from Candidatus Thermokryptus mobilis contains the following:
- a CDS encoding 2-hydroxymuconate tautomerase; this translates as MPIIIINMLEGRSSERKRKLLEKITEAVVESLDVEPESVRVIINEIPKENFSVAGLPIEEFRELKRGNSAEVKK
- a CDS encoding acetaldehyde dehydrogenase (acetylating) — its product is MSAERNGKVKCVIVGSGNIGTDLMIKILRYSKNLELVMMVGIDPNSDGLARAKRLGVETTYEGINGFLKRKDLVDQVDIIFEATSAKAHLQNAPIYRELGKIAIDLTPAAIGPYVVPPVNLGAHLDKLNVNLITCGGQATIPMVYAVSRVVPVHYAEIVSSVASKSAGPGTRQNIDEFTQTTAKGLVAIGGARRGKAIIILNPAEPPIIMRNTVYTIADECDPDEVTESIYSMVNEVKKYVPGYNLKSEPIFDPLDKYPIRIPGYGEFNKGYKVTILLEIEGAGHYLPKYAGNLDIMTSAALRVGELFAEKILSEKTLAK
- a CDS encoding phenol hydroxylase subunit P4 encodes the protein MAFGEVKALYKYEFEPRDKAEVFGDDIIVYAYWIDNRFFCAASAWRVPKNMKWKDFVNQISSLYGLDPEYKNVKKWEWFHFDESFKPEDEKTLIELGLRHKSIVKFKPA
- a CDS encoding 2-keto-4-pentenoate hydratase → MPAKVRNNPFVKLKRIAQYLNECEFERKEAEQIVKSYPEITIEDAYLIQRELVKLKVSRGSKIIGYKLAFTTRTKQRSMGISTVGFGYLFDYMRIDDGGELNLNEVIHPKAEAEIAFVIGDDLEGNVSPYEVIEATKYVAPAIEFVDSRYKDFKFELIDVIADNFSASRFAIGADIKRPNEVDLRLSGVIFEKNGLPEKTGALGAVLGNPAIAVSQLVKFLSMKGEKVKAGSIILTGSITEAIDVSEGDFIRVSICGVGEVSTFVVRK
- a CDS encoding YHS domain-containing protein, which translates into the protein MAKKKLTLAQKYHIYTRGLDWEPTYVNKKDIYPYAEYEGIKIKDWNKWEDPFRMTVDAYWKYQAEKDRRFYAILDGFIQNQGHLTLSDARYLNSIKLFIQGVTPLEYMAHRGFAFVARHLPGAGPRTAGFFQSMDELRHTQIEVHAGSNFNRYYDGFHSMTHMHDRVWYLSVPKSYFDDAVTAGPFEYITAISFSFEYALTNLLFVPFMSGAAYNGDTPTMTFGFSAQSDESRHMTLGLQVVKFLLEQHEDNVPIIQAWIDKWWWRGYRLTSLVAAMMDYMLPKRVMSWKESFELYIEDQILEGLFRDLEKYGIRPPLHMEHSIKEKEFLSHDVYWILFSFTYAAAFHTWIPNEAEMEWLSEKYPRTFNQYYRPLYEKAREVKTPLPGDRFYYLSLPQLCQVCQIPMGFSDPDDPRNVVQRHVEYKGEVYHFCSDGCKWIFEREPEKYIQSWLPVHEIYKGNCFAEPPKGPDDVVPQVLRWYNIQTDNFDYFVSEDYKNWKEWHKDMATVVV
- a CDS encoding MmoB/DmpM family protein translates to MTAVETKRERFVAVDIQKSEDGWNVLQAILKDNPGAKIDDFPGYYKIKHPEKLLIRRETVENMMGRPWDTQEFNLVIISYAGNFAEWDDEKILIQWDTHM
- the dmpG gene encoding 4-hydroxy-2-oxovalerate aldolase: MSDKKVIINDVTLRDGMHALSHQYELEDMVQIAKALDEAGVDIIEVTHGDGLAGNAINYGFSKYEEEKYISAVADVLKRAKLDVLLLPGIGTIEDLERVIDLGVKVVRVATHCTEADISIQHIEYSKNRGMDVVGFLMMAHMIPPAELVKQAKIMEGAGADCVYVVDSAGAMLPQDVADRVKALKDNLSCQVGFHAHHNLSLGVANSLSAVQSGADRIDASLCGLGAGAGNAPLEVLIAVFDRVGIRTNCDLYKLMDAAEELVRPMMKRKGVEVVIDRDALSLGYAGVYSSFLLHAKRASKRFGVDTRDILLELGRRKMVGGQEDMIVDVAVELAKKRGKEVEVE
- a CDS encoding 2-keto-4-pentenoate hydratase, with the translated sequence MADYIERFAEELFLAEENLKPIEPLTSRDGSLTIEDAYKIQLKNVERKIKKGWRIKGKKIGITSLAVQRMLNVNQPDFGYLFDTMYVEDGGVIKLDTLIQPRVEGEIAFVMEKDLKGPGVTEADVLRATAFVVPSIEIVDSRIKDWKIKIQDTIADNASSGLFLLGGKKTLVDNLDFRCLGMILERNGDVVVSGAGAASLGNPVKAVAWLANKLSEFGEYLRAGEIVLSGALAQLVVPKKGDFFRVTIQKLGSVSVRFE